Proteins found in one Microcella daejeonensis genomic segment:
- a CDS encoding Ig-like domain-containing protein has product MGVFSGAKRTRASIASTTALALVIAVPTVLAVLHEGFPVSEVDLDARIVWVTNGEEQLAGRLNRQIEALNAAVPTVTGQADVLQNGEAVVLHDPSLGTVETINPSYTTLESLTEIPVGAEVALGGTTLAVHDPASGEVWVTDIANGIVLDVLSEEPAVELGRGGHVAVSVDGTAFASDPESDELHTIAAPGAEPATAAFGPIGEHQLSAVGETAVALDTEASALVVAGRGPVELPEAGLRVQQAGAEHEAALVATATGLLSIPLGGGDIATIDGEVDAPAASPDDVAAPVRLDGCAHGAWSGSARYAFSCADGRVGVEDLSRPTSGNRLEFRVNRSVIALNNLTTGDSWLVDSNMALVQNWDEVTPPEQEQTEEGDEKSATQSFEDTLAERTDQNRPPLARDDQFGVRPGSSTVLPVLDNDSDPDGDVLTVSDTSGIPESWGALSAIDGGRALQLTPAPEARGTVTFRYTITDGRPGGVAEAQVQVTLRPDDLNEPPRSVRSAAVTIEQGQTIEYNVLADWIDPDGDDILLVAAAPSGNDIVSSSPDGLLSFEHRSGQLGITEVPFTVGDGRAEASGVLTIDVKAAGTVDPVGTADFATTYVGEPVVVEPLLNDLSPSGAPLELRGVEAITEGIEPVATLDRGTVTVSAEAAGVYYVVYTLGAGAADSVGLIRIDVLESPENDLPPVAVKDVAFLRPGQPTSVSVLANDVSPGGRVMAVQSVDTSTVDPGISVEVLGNQVIRVTASTAVTEQTQFTYTISDGLGTSTAGVTVIPLPPLVKHQPPIAVDDPVTVRSRDIVAVDVLDNDRHPDGSRIELAPDLLDLENVGGLAFVSGDQVRYQAPQEPGVYSVGYRIVDDFGESATAQVRVTVVAADAADNREPIPVPVTGRVIAGSTTTIDIPLDRIDPDGDSTVLVGLTSAPFLGRVVSTTSTSITYEAFAGSRGTDEFRYRVQDTFGLTAIGTVRIGVVPPPEQLLPPNAVDDRAVVRPGRTATVPVLANDSDPGGRSISLSDIVEVDRGLEAEIDRTQIVVTAPEEEGTYTLRYQIANDARGVDTAFVQVEVRADAEILPPTAIDHVLEPADVIGEDAVEVDVREGATNPGGRIDDLVVSIEGPNADAATVLDDGTIAVRAEQFRIAIAYRLTNELDELSAQAFIIVPPAAGAEETFPPPYLDPALPEQIIEMNGSGEWDLEDILIVPSGQPAIITSPATVSATNGSGGELVVDADTLQYAPFTDYRGAASLSFEVTDGESADDPTGRTALITLPITVGDPDFRDAPPTFTPQNVTIEAGEEPVTIDLRDSTGHPNPAIIAEVDYSGPTGGTAAIDARLSGSQFTVSSPRGTQPGTVGTFEVSLQYGEFTVPGTVTVTTVSSTRPLAQPAEDRAVAQRGDSATVNVLANDFNPFAASGEPLTLESASITNSASGARVSLDRASGEITVDAVSSFIGDVAVVYVVGDATEDPARQVQGSFIVTVEDRPDRPGAPAIVTEGDGSVTISFQPPASNGNPNDSYVIKWGGEQRTVAQAGQHTIEGLANGQDYTFRVGAHNVHGWSEDSAASATARPFGAPAAPASASISATSNGNGNVTVSWSAGANNGRPITNYRVTLSDGQIVELGNVTSYTFAGKTVGTAYSARVEARNARDWSPATATAGSATPTPGRPGGISSSDITTSAVTFRWDPAPGQVGQYEYRFNGGGWQTTGANNREARFTGGNASQQVTIDVRTLTNGSRGEIRSGSARLADPPTPPPSPSLALRGSGDPPGTGRYYYVTARNFAPGTQIQLVCSDTPGNEFSGPYARTIDGNGSWEGELPCYSGFGDYRVRDTVTNTSSPLVSQW; this is encoded by the coding sequence GTGGGTGTGTTCAGCGGTGCGAAGCGCACCAGAGCATCCATCGCCTCGACGACGGCGCTCGCCCTCGTCATCGCCGTGCCCACCGTCCTCGCCGTCCTCCACGAGGGCTTCCCCGTCTCCGAGGTCGATCTCGATGCCCGCATCGTCTGGGTCACCAACGGCGAGGAGCAGCTGGCCGGGCGCCTGAACCGTCAGATCGAGGCCCTCAACGCCGCCGTGCCGACCGTCACCGGGCAGGCCGACGTGCTGCAGAACGGCGAGGCGGTCGTGCTGCACGACCCGAGCCTCGGCACCGTCGAGACCATCAACCCCTCCTACACGACGCTCGAGAGCCTGACCGAGATCCCCGTCGGGGCCGAGGTCGCGCTCGGCGGCACCACTCTCGCGGTGCACGATCCGGCGTCGGGCGAGGTCTGGGTCACCGACATCGCCAACGGCATCGTGCTCGACGTGCTCAGCGAGGAGCCGGCGGTCGAGCTCGGCCGCGGCGGGCACGTGGCCGTCTCCGTCGACGGCACCGCCTTCGCGAGCGACCCCGAATCGGACGAGCTGCACACCATCGCCGCCCCGGGCGCCGAGCCCGCGACCGCCGCCTTCGGTCCGATCGGCGAGCACCAGCTCTCCGCCGTCGGCGAGACGGCCGTCGCGCTCGACACCGAGGCCTCCGCGCTCGTCGTCGCCGGCCGCGGCCCCGTCGAGCTCCCCGAGGCGGGCCTGCGCGTCCAGCAGGCGGGTGCGGAGCACGAAGCCGCCCTCGTCGCGACGGCGACCGGTCTGCTGAGCATCCCGCTGGGCGGCGGCGACATCGCGACCATCGACGGCGAGGTGGATGCCCCTGCCGCGAGCCCCGACGACGTCGCCGCACCCGTGCGACTCGACGGCTGCGCGCACGGCGCCTGGTCGGGCTCCGCCCGCTACGCCTTCTCGTGCGCCGACGGCAGGGTCGGAGTGGAGGACCTCAGCCGCCCGACCAGCGGCAACCGGCTCGAGTTCCGCGTCAACCGCTCCGTCATCGCCCTCAACAACCTCACAACGGGCGATTCCTGGCTCGTCGACTCGAACATGGCGCTCGTGCAGAACTGGGACGAGGTCACGCCGCCCGAGCAGGAGCAGACCGAGGAGGGCGACGAGAAGTCGGCCACGCAGTCCTTCGAGGACACCCTCGCGGAGCGCACCGACCAGAACCGGCCCCCGCTGGCCCGCGACGATCAGTTCGGCGTCCGCCCCGGCTCCTCGACGGTGCTGCCGGTGCTCGACAACGACTCCGACCCCGACGGGGACGTGCTCACCGTGTCCGACACCTCGGGGATCCCGGAGAGCTGGGGCGCGCTCTCGGCGATCGACGGGGGTCGCGCGCTGCAGCTCACGCCGGCGCCGGAGGCGCGGGGCACGGTCACCTTCCGGTACACGATCACCGATGGGCGCCCCGGCGGCGTCGCCGAGGCCCAGGTCCAGGTGACGCTGCGCCCCGACGATCTCAACGAGCCTCCCCGCTCGGTGCGCAGCGCGGCCGTCACGATCGAGCAGGGCCAGACGATCGAGTACAACGTGCTCGCCGATTGGATCGACCCCGACGGCGACGACATCCTCCTCGTGGCCGCGGCGCCGAGCGGCAACGACATCGTGAGCTCGAGCCCCGACGGGCTCCTGAGCTTCGAGCACCGCTCCGGCCAGCTCGGCATCACCGAGGTGCCCTTCACGGTCGGCGACGGCCGGGCCGAGGCCAGCGGCGTCCTCACGATCGACGTCAAGGCCGCCGGCACGGTCGACCCGGTCGGCACGGCCGACTTCGCGACGACCTACGTGGGCGAGCCGGTCGTGGTCGAGCCCCTGCTCAACGACCTCTCGCCCTCCGGTGCGCCGCTCGAGCTGCGCGGGGTCGAGGCGATCACCGAGGGCATCGAGCCGGTCGCGACGCTCGATCGCGGCACGGTCACGGTCTCCGCCGAGGCGGCGGGCGTGTACTACGTCGTCTACACGCTCGGGGCCGGTGCCGCCGACAGCGTCGGGCTCATCCGCATCGACGTGCTCGAGAGCCCGGAGAACGACCTCCCGCCGGTCGCGGTGAAGGACGTCGCGTTCCTGCGGCCGGGACAGCCGACCTCGGTCTCGGTGCTCGCCAACGACGTCTCGCCCGGGGGCCGGGTCATGGCCGTGCAGTCGGTCGACACCTCGACGGTCGATCCCGGCATCTCGGTCGAGGTGCTCGGCAACCAGGTCATCCGCGTCACGGCGTCGACGGCCGTGACCGAGCAGACGCAGTTCACGTACACGATCTCCGACGGGCTCGGCACCTCGACGGCCGGGGTGACGGTCATCCCGCTGCCCCCGCTCGTGAAGCACCAGCCCCCCATCGCCGTCGACGACCCCGTGACCGTGCGCTCCCGCGACATCGTCGCCGTCGACGTGCTCGACAACGATCGGCACCCCGACGGGTCGCGCATCGAGCTGGCCCCCGATCTTCTCGATCTCGAGAACGTCGGCGGCCTCGCCTTCGTCTCGGGCGATCAGGTGCGCTACCAGGCGCCGCAGGAGCCCGGGGTGTACTCGGTCGGCTACCGCATCGTCGACGACTTCGGCGAGAGCGCGACGGCGCAGGTGCGCGTCACCGTCGTCGCGGCGGATGCCGCCGACAATCGGGAGCCCATCCCGGTGCCCGTGACCGGGCGGGTCATCGCGGGTTCCACGACCACCATCGACATCCCCCTCGATCGCATCGACCCGGATGGCGACTCGACCGTGCTCGTGGGCCTCACCTCTGCGCCCTTCCTCGGCCGCGTCGTGAGCACCACGAGCACCTCGATCACCTACGAGGCCTTCGCGGGCTCGCGCGGCACCGACGAGTTCCGCTACCGCGTGCAGGACACCTTCGGCCTCACCGCGATCGGAACCGTGCGCATCGGCGTCGTCCCGCCGCCCGAGCAGCTGCTCCCGCCGAACGCCGTCGACGACCGGGCCGTGGTGCGCCCGGGTCGCACGGCCACGGTGCCCGTCCTCGCCAACGACTCCGATCCCGGCGGCCGGTCGATCTCGCTCAGCGACATCGTCGAGGTCGACCGCGGGCTCGAGGCCGAGATCGACCGCACCCAGATCGTCGTGACCGCCCCCGAGGAGGAGGGCACCTACACGCTTCGGTACCAGATCGCGAACGACGCTCGCGGGGTCGACACCGCCTTCGTGCAGGTCGAGGTGCGCGCCGACGCCGAGATCCTGCCTCCGACGGCGATCGATCACGTGCTGGAACCCGCGGACGTCATCGGCGAGGACGCCGTGGAGGTCGACGTCCGCGAGGGCGCGACGAACCCGGGCGGTCGCATCGACGATCTCGTCGTCTCCATCGAGGGGCCGAACGCCGACGCGGCGACCGTGCTCGACGACGGCACCATCGCGGTGAGAGCCGAGCAGTTCCGCATCGCCATCGCCTACCGGCTCACCAACGAGCTCGACGAGCTCTCGGCGCAGGCCTTCATCATCGTGCCGCCCGCCGCGGGCGCGGAGGAGACCTTCCCGCCGCCGTACCTCGATCCGGCGCTGCCCGAGCAGATCATCGAGATGAACGGCAGCGGGGAGTGGGATCTCGAGGACATCCTCATCGTGCCGAGCGGTCAGCCCGCGATCATCACGAGCCCCGCGACGGTCTCCGCCACGAACGGGTCGGGCGGCGAGCTCGTCGTCGACGCCGACACGCTGCAGTACGCGCCGTTCACCGATTACCGCGGGGCGGCATCCCTCAGCTTCGAGGTCACCGACGGCGAATCCGCCGATGATCCGACCGGCCGCACCGCCCTCATCACCCTCCCGATCACGGTCGGCGATCCTGATTTCCGGGATGCCCCTCCCACGTTCACCCCGCAGAACGTCACCATCGAGGCGGGCGAGGAGCCGGTCACCATCGACCTGCGCGACTCGACCGGGCACCCCAACCCGGCCATCATCGCCGAGGTCGACTACTCCGGGCCCACCGGCGGCACCGCCGCGATCGATGCGCGCCTCTCGGGCTCGCAGTTCACCGTCTCCTCGCCGCGCGGCACGCAGCCGGGCACGGTCGGCACCTTCGAGGTGAGCCTGCAGTACGGCGAGTTCACCGTTCCGGGGACGGTCACCGTGACGACGGTCTCGAGCACGCGCCCGCTCGCCCAGCCCGCAGAGGACCGGGCGGTCGCCCAGCGCGGCGACAGCGCGACCGTGAACGTGCTCGCCAACGACTTCAACCCCTTCGCCGCGTCGGGGGAGCCGCTGACGCTGGAGTCGGCCTCGATCACGAACTCCGCCTCGGGCGCGCGCGTCTCGCTCGACCGCGCCTCCGGCGAGATCACGGTGGATGCCGTGTCCTCCTTCATCGGCGACGTCGCGGTCGTCTACGTGGTCGGCGACGCGACCGAGGACCCCGCGCGCCAGGTGCAGGGCTCCTTCATCGTCACGGTCGAGGATCGTCCCGACCGCCCGGGAGCACCCGCCATCGTGACCGAGGGCGACGGCTCGGTGACCATCAGCTTCCAGCCGCCTGCCTCCAACGGCAATCCGAACGACTCCTACGTCATCAAGTGGGGCGGCGAGCAGCGCACGGTCGCACAGGCCGGTCAGCACACGATCGAGGGCCTCGCCAACGGCCAGGACTACACGTTCCGCGTCGGCGCGCACAACGTGCACGGCTGGAGCGAGGATTCCGCGGCGAGCGCCACGGCCCGCCCCTTCGGCGCCCCGGCCGCTCCGGCGAGCGCGAGCATCTCGGCGACGAGCAACGGCAACGGCAACGTGACGGTCAGCTGGAGCGCGGGAGCGAACAACGGGCGCCCGATCACCAACTACCGCGTCACCTTGAGCGACGGGCAGATCGTCGAGCTCGGCAACGTCACGAGCTACACCTTCGCCGGCAAGACCGTCGGTACGGCCTACTCGGCCCGGGTCGAGGCCCGCAACGCCCGGGACTGGAGCCCGGCGACGGCGACCGCCGGCTCGGCCACGCCGACGCCCGGCCGCCCGGGCGGGATCAGCTCGAGCGACATCACGACCTCGGCGGTGACCTTCCGCTGGGACCCGGCACCCGGACAGGTCGGGCAGTACGAGTACCGCTTCAACGGCGGAGGGTGGCAGACGACCGGCGCGAACAACCGGGAGGCCCGCTTCACCGGCGGCAATGCGAGCCAGCAGGTGACGATCGACGTGCGGACTCTCACGAACGGTTCGCGCGGCGAGATCCGCTCCGGCAGCGCCCGTCTGGCCGACCCGCCGACGCCGCCCCCCAGCCCGAGCCTGGCGCTGCGCGGTTCGGGCGACCCGCCCGGCACGGGTCGCTACTACTACGTGACGGCGCGCAACTTCGCCCCGGGGACCCAGATCCAGCTCGTGTGCAGCGATACCCCGGGCAACGAGTTCTCCGGCCCGTACGCCCGCACGATCGACGGCAACGGCAGCTGGGAGGGCGAGCTGCCCTGCTACAGCGGCTTCGGCGATTACCGGGTGCGCGACACCGTGACGAACACCAGTTCGCCGCTGGTCTCGCAGTGGTAA
- a CDS encoding serine/threonine-protein kinase, which produces MRRAGEPPILPGLEPVRLLGSGGFADVFLYEQQLPRRKVAVKVLLADDLSTQSTQAFVAEANLMAQLSAHPYIVTIYGAAVADDGRPYFVMEYCAGPSLAEQYKRRPFSITDALRVGVRISGAVATAHAAGILHRDIKPANVLTNDYGWPALTDFGISSAVESELPVHTTTSRRAVEEAATTGGGQTVGMSIPWSPPEMFADDPRPDVRSDVFALAATVHTLLAGRSPFEVEGRSNGALDLIGRIERGIVTPMPRADLPRSLIAVLAKGMASAPADRFASAIEFGRALQRVEMELGFQATTLDVPQLAAAETATAEPSSPDADETRVRGVSVIQAQAPAAPAAPPVIPPPPAPAATGAASPAVVPESTVIRGAETDGATAVTGSAPLDATVMRGAGIADTVRPSASPAPAPPVPAPPSTDRDADGRDREGADARDPAARRRNILIGSIGAVVLAAIVAVAVVVGPTVVPADESPSTAPDAGGGAVVDVIEPPGILPGAVEADGTVTFTVTNPDPKERDVFRWFPVTNPSDTAVVQESAEGRIVVEGVAPGTQVCIAVAVQRAGSLSPTTEGCTP; this is translated from the coding sequence GTGCGTCGAGCGGGAGAGCCCCCGATCCTGCCCGGCCTCGAGCCGGTGCGCCTGCTCGGCTCCGGCGGCTTCGCCGACGTCTTCCTCTACGAGCAGCAGCTGCCGCGGCGCAAGGTCGCCGTCAAGGTGCTGCTCGCCGACGACCTGTCGACGCAGTCGACGCAGGCCTTCGTCGCCGAGGCCAACCTCATGGCGCAGCTCTCCGCGCATCCCTACATCGTCACGATCTACGGCGCCGCGGTGGCCGACGACGGCCGCCCCTACTTCGTCATGGAGTACTGCGCCGGCCCGAGCCTCGCCGAGCAGTACAAGCGGCGGCCCTTCAGCATCACCGACGCGCTGCGCGTGGGCGTGCGCATCAGCGGCGCCGTCGCCACGGCCCATGCGGCGGGCATCCTGCACCGCGACATCAAGCCGGCGAACGTGCTCACCAACGACTACGGCTGGCCGGCCCTGACCGACTTCGGCATCTCCTCGGCGGTCGAGAGCGAGCTGCCGGTGCACACCACGACGAGCCGCCGCGCGGTCGAGGAGGCCGCGACGACGGGCGGCGGGCAGACGGTCGGCATGTCGATCCCGTGGTCGCCCCCCGAGATGTTCGCCGACGATCCGCGACCGGATGTCCGTTCCGACGTCTTCGCGCTGGCCGCCACCGTGCACACCCTCCTCGCCGGGCGCAGCCCCTTCGAGGTCGAGGGCCGCTCCAACGGCGCGCTCGACCTCATCGGCCGGATCGAGCGCGGCATCGTCACGCCGATGCCGCGGGCCGATCTGCCCCGCAGCCTCATCGCCGTGCTCGCGAAGGGCATGGCGAGCGCGCCGGCCGACCGCTTCGCGAGCGCGATCGAGTTCGGCCGGGCGCTGCAGCGGGTCGAGATGGAGCTCGGCTTCCAGGCGACGACCCTCGACGTGCCGCAGCTGGCCGCGGCCGAGACCGCGACGGCCGAGCCGTCCTCGCCCGATGCCGACGAGACGCGCGTCCGCGGGGTCTCCGTCATCCAGGCGCAGGCCCCGGCCGCTCCCGCGGCGCCGCCGGTCATCCCGCCCCCTCCTGCCCCTGCGGCGACGGGGGCCGCGTCGCCGGCGGTCGTGCCCGAGTCCACCGTCATCCGCGGTGCCGAGACCGACGGCGCGACGGCCGTCACCGGTTCCGCTCCGCTCGACGCGACCGTCATGCGCGGCGCCGGCATCGCCGACACCGTGCGCCCGTCCGCCTCGCCCGCTCCCGCCCCGCCCGTTCCCGCCCCGCCGTCGACCGATCGCGACGCGGACGGCCGCGACCGCGAGGGTGCGGACGCCCGCGATCCCGCCGCCCGTCGCCGCAACATCCTCATCGGCTCGATCGGTGCAGTCGTCCTCGCGGCGATCGTCGCCGTCGCCGTGGTCGTGGGGCCGACCGTCGTCCCCGCCGACGAGAGCCCGTCGACCGCGCCCGACGCGGGCGGGGGAGCGGTGGTCGACGTGATCGAGCCGCCGGGCATCCTGCCGGGGGCGGTCGAGGCGGACGGCACCGTCACCTTCACCGTGACGAACCCCGACCCGAAGGAGCGCGACGTGTTCCGCTGGTTCCCCGTCACGAACCCGAGCGACACCGCCGTCGTGCAGGAGTCCGCCGAGGGGCGCATCGTCGTCGAGGGCGTCGCCCCCGGCACGCAGGTCTGCATCGCTGTCGCGGTGCAGCGCGCCGGCTCCCTGTCGCCCACCACGGAGGGGTGCACGCCATGA
- a CDS encoding FHA domain-containing protein, with protein sequence MSALRYESAADGLLVVAAEGSVLVVDDGARPVEVASLWAALQGRDAVADAMAALTTGGLAATPAFALLVPVDGEGARLVVRGRLVAEVVSVDGGASTIDASTVVTWAEHLLTDAVSVTVRSVSTASPSADAAMLPLASGAVRAAAVSLDLVPVDADRAAAAVVDRTVVVPHLQRDAAPAPAATAPAAAAPVVAAPVAVAAPPAPPAAPPIAAPTSGTSSSSDDLHSTRAPEHTIIPSALEAAEETAVVPPAPSAPAAPDAGDHDGLTVVASDLAALRAAAAESAPAAASGPRYVLDISSGGSAALDGSIIVGRAPSTSRVSDGRIPQLVGLPGADDISRNHVRFDLEGDSVVVTDLHSRNGTVLRAPGATPRQLRAGESSVVLGGTVVDLGGITLTVREG encoded by the coding sequence ATGAGCGCACTGCGCTACGAGTCCGCAGCCGACGGACTGCTGGTCGTCGCGGCCGAGGGATCGGTGCTCGTCGTCGACGACGGCGCGCGCCCTGTCGAGGTCGCGTCGCTGTGGGCGGCCCTGCAGGGTCGGGATGCCGTCGCCGACGCCATGGCGGCGCTCACGACCGGCGGGCTCGCCGCGACCCCTGCCTTCGCCCTGCTCGTCCCCGTCGACGGCGAGGGCGCCCGGCTCGTGGTGCGCGGGCGCCTCGTGGCCGAGGTCGTCTCCGTCGACGGCGGAGCCTCGACCATCGACGCCTCCACCGTCGTCACGTGGGCGGAGCACCTGCTGACCGACGCGGTCTCGGTGACCGTCCGCTCGGTGAGCACCGCATCCCCTTCCGCGGATGCGGCGATGCTGCCGCTGGCCTCGGGGGCCGTGCGGGCCGCGGCCGTGAGCCTCGACCTCGTCCCCGTCGACGCCGACCGGGCCGCCGCCGCGGTGGTCGATCGCACCGTCGTCGTGCCGCACCTGCAGCGCGATGCCGCCCCGGCTCCCGCAGCCACCGCACCCGCAGCCGCCGCCCCCGTCGTCGCCGCGCCCGTCGCAGTCGCCGCCCCGCCCGCCCCGCCCGCCGCGCCACCGATCGCGGCCCCGACGTCGGGGACGTCGTCGTCGTCCGACGACCTCCACAGCACCCGCGCTCCCGAGCACACGATCATCCCGTCGGCGCTCGAGGCGGCGGAGGAGACCGCGGTCGTCCCGCCCGCGCCGAGTGCCCCGGCGGCCCCCGACGCGGGCGACCACGACGGCCTGACCGTCGTCGCGAGCGATCTCGCCGCCCTGCGCGCCGCGGCCGCGGAGTCGGCCCCGGCGGCCGCGTCCGGTCCGCGCTACGTGCTCGACATCTCCTCCGGCGGCAGCGCGGCGCTCGACGGCTCGATCATCGTCGGTCGCGCCCCCAGCACGAGCCGGGTGAGCGACGGGCGCATCCCGCAGCTCGTCGGCCTGCCCGGCGCCGACGACATCTCGCGCAACCACGTGCGCTTCGACCTCGAGGGCGACTCGGTCGTCGTCACCGACCTGCACTCGCGCAACGGCACGGTGCTGCGCGCTCCGGGTGCGACCCCGCGCCAGCTGCGCGCGGGGGAGTCGAGCGTCGTGCTCGGCGGCACGGTCGTCGACCTCGGCGGCATCACCCTCACGGTGCGGGAGGGCTGA
- a CDS encoding PP2C family protein-serine/threonine phosphatase, giving the protein MTTTASSSGAPRVSASAASDRGRVRRVNEDTLLAEHPVYVVADGMGGHARGDEASRRAVAALADLRGTAPSPAEVLSAIAAANDSVIAIAHDEQGPSGLAGTTLTGVVLVEAGLPPVPHWMALNIGDSRVYTWDGRDLRQISTDHSAVQELVDAGLISPDEARQHPDRNVITKALGVVDALTPDVWLIPLRPGHGFVVCSDGLSKELADVEIAEALARFQPGGPTPAEVLVELALERGGHDNVSVVVVEVDGAAAVHEASATRDAPVIPEETAPRPNRGDA; this is encoded by the coding sequence ATGACGACGACGGCGTCCTCATCCGGGGCTCCCCGCGTCTCGGCGAGCGCGGCGAGCGACCGCGGTCGCGTGCGGCGCGTCAACGAGGACACCCTGCTCGCGGAGCATCCCGTCTACGTCGTCGCCGACGGGATGGGCGGCCACGCGCGCGGCGACGAGGCGAGCCGCCGCGCCGTCGCGGCCCTCGCCGACCTGCGCGGCACCGCTCCGAGCCCCGCCGAGGTGCTCTCGGCGATCGCCGCCGCGAACGACTCGGTCATCGCCATCGCGCACGACGAGCAGGGCCCCTCCGGCCTCGCGGGCACGACCCTCACCGGGGTGGTGCTCGTCGAGGCGGGGCTGCCGCCCGTGCCGCACTGGATGGCGCTCAACATCGGCGACTCGCGCGTCTACACCTGGGACGGTCGCGATCTGCGGCAGATCAGCACCGATCACTCCGCCGTGCAGGAGCTCGTCGACGCCGGGCTGATCTCGCCGGACGAGGCGCGGCAGCATCCCGACCGCAACGTCATCACGAAGGCCCTCGGCGTCGTCGACGCGCTCACGCCCGACGTCTGGCTCATCCCGCTGCGGCCCGGCCACGGTTTCGTGGTCTGCTCCGACGGCCTCAGCAAAGAGCTCGCCGACGTCGAGATCGCCGAGGCGCTCGCGCGCTTCCAGCCCGGTGGGCCCACCCCTGCCGAGGTGCTCGTCGAGCTCGCGCTCGAGCGCGGCGGGCACGACAACGTGTCGGTCGTCGTCGTCGAGGTCGACGGCGCCGCCGCCGTGCACGAGGCGAGCGCCACGCGCGACGCTCCCGTCATCCCGGAGGAGACCGCGCCCCGCCCGAATCGAGGAGACGCATGA
- a CDS encoding TerC family protein, whose amino-acid sequence MDFEIPVVFEITAFIVLSLILLADLLLVVKRPHVPSPKESGLWVAFYVTLALIFAGLMFVFVGPTAGGEFVAGWLTEYSLSIDNLFVFVIIMAQFAVPKKMQQEVLMVGIILALLLRGAFILVGAALIENLSWIFYIFGIFLLITAAQQAFSGREDDEQRESKLIGFLRKRIAITDQFHGMKMRTVIDGRKIWTPLLIVFIAIGTTDLIFAVDSIPAIFGITQSPFIVFTANIFALMGLRQLYFLLGHLVDRLVYLKFGIAFILAFIGVKLTLHALHENELPFINGGNPVPVPEIDTITSLVVIVLSMAVAVVASLVKMRRDGVSLSEVGPSADDDEPVVVEATAEGEKPQAEGGDAARTGSGSTPAARE is encoded by the coding sequence GTGGACTTCGAGATCCCCGTCGTGTTCGAGATCACCGCGTTCATCGTGCTCTCGCTCATCCTGCTCGCCGACCTGCTGCTCGTCGTCAAGCGACCGCACGTGCCGAGCCCGAAGGAGTCGGGGCTGTGGGTGGCGTTCTACGTCACGCTCGCGCTCATCTTCGCGGGGCTGATGTTCGTGTTCGTCGGGCCGACCGCGGGCGGCGAGTTCGTCGCCGGCTGGCTCACCGAGTACAGCCTGTCGATCGACAACCTCTTCGTCTTCGTCATCATCATGGCGCAGTTCGCGGTGCCCAAGAAGATGCAGCAGGAGGTGCTGATGGTCGGCATCATCCTGGCCCTGCTCCTGCGCGGCGCCTTCATCCTCGTCGGCGCGGCCCTCATCGAGAACCTGAGCTGGATCTTCTACATCTTCGGCATCTTCCTGCTCATCACGGCGGCGCAGCAGGCCTTCTCGGGCCGGGAGGACGACGAGCAGCGCGAGTCCAAGCTCATCGGATTCCTGCGCAAGCGCATCGCGATCACCGATCAGTTCCACGGCATGAAGATGCGCACCGTGATCGACGGCCGCAAGATCTGGACCCCGCTGCTCATCGTCTTCATCGCGATCGGCACGACCGATCTGATCTTCGCGGTCGACTCCATCCCCGCGATCTTCGGCATCACGCAGAGCCCGTTCATCGTGTTCACCGCGAACATCTTCGCCCTCATGGGCCTGCGCCAGCTCTACTTCCTGCTCGGCCACCTGGTCGACCGCCTCGTGTACCTCAAGTTCGGCATCGCGTTCATCCTCGCCTTCATCGGCGTGAAGCTGACGCTGCACGCCCTGCACGAGAACGAGCTGCCGTTCATCAACGGCGGCAACCCGGTGCCGGTGCCCGAGATCGACACGATCACCTCGCTCGTCGTCATCGTGCTCTCGATGGCCGTCGCCGTCGTGGCGAGCCTCGTCAAGATGCGTCGCGACGGGGTCTCGCTGAGCGAGGTCGGGCCGTCGGCCGACGACGACGAGCCCGTCGTCGTCGAGGCGACCGCCGAGGGCGAGAAGCCGCAGGCCGAGGGCGGCGACGCGGCCCGCACCGGCTCCGGCAGCACGCCGGCCGCCCGCGAGTAG
- a CDS encoding NYN domain-containing protein — MHEPQSRTTWVLVDGENIDATLGTSILDRRPRPEERPRWDRLSAFAAERWQQPAQGVFFLNATSGMPLTFVQALKSLHYVVVPLSGSNDQKVVDIAIERTLQALRDRAADVMLVSNDGDFADDLAALVDGERRVGVVGFSEFRSGALSIPGVELLDLEHDARVFDSPLPRLRVIPIDEFDPSSFLG, encoded by the coding sequence ATGCACGAGCCGCAGAGCCGGACCACCTGGGTGCTGGTCGACGGCGAGAACATCGACGCGACCCTCGGCACGTCCATCCTCGACCGCCGCCCGCGCCCCGAGGAGCGCCCCCGCTGGGACCGCCTCTCCGCCTTCGCGGCCGAGCGCTGGCAGCAGCCCGCGCAGGGCGTCTTCTTCCTCAACGCGACCTCGGGCATGCCGCTGACCTTCGTGCAGGCGCTGAAGTCGCTGCACTACGTCGTCGTGCCGCTCTCGGGCTCGAACGACCAGAAGGTCGTCGACATCGCCATCGAGCGCACGCTCCAGGCGCTGCGCGACCGCGCCGCCGACGTCATGCTCGTCAGCAACGACGGCGACTTCGCCGACGACCTCGCCGCGCTCGTCGACGGCGAGCGCCGGGTCGGGGTCGTGGGCTTCTCCGAGTTCCGCAGCGGCGCGCTCAGCATCCCCGGCGTCGAGCTGCTCGACCTCGAGCACGACGCGCGCGTGTTCGACTCCCCGCTGCCGCGCCTGCGCGTCATCCCCATCGACGAGTTCGATCCGAGCAGCTTCCTCGGCTGA